From one Acidibrevibacterium fodinaquatile genomic stretch:
- a CDS encoding GNAT family N-acyltransferase: MVTTSLADDIAITKSEFEIIPADNDILRHEAYRLRYQVYCVENNFLSGINGLEMDEYDAHAQHMILCHRQSGTIVGTVRLVLPKADRSEESFPILRFYNISLSKELHLARCGEGSRFAISRHRLSFMRSIPHVLRLWLIQGVVRMSLKAGHTHILAILDPRLLRLFRMNGINFHKLGPTVEYHGCRQPAFIETATMLAEVRSTHPQIWEVMTDGERHTEPVATHLSRAETIPPFAEALS, translated from the coding sequence ATGGTTACGACATCCCTGGCTGATGATATCGCGATCACCAAGTCTGAGTTCGAGATCATTCCGGCCGATAACGACATTCTACGTCATGAAGCCTACCGGCTCCGCTACCAAGTATATTGCGTCGAGAACAACTTTCTTAGCGGCATAAACGGTCTAGAAATGGATGAATACGACGCTCATGCCCAACACATGATACTTTGCCATCGTCAGAGTGGCACAATCGTTGGCACCGTGCGGCTAGTTTTGCCTAAGGCAGATAGATCAGAAGAAAGCTTCCCTATATTACGATTTTATAACATTTCTCTATCAAAAGAACTCCACCTCGCGCGTTGCGGTGAGGGGTCACGTTTTGCGATCTCGCGCCACCGCCTCAGCTTCATGCGATCAATCCCGCATGTTCTTCGGCTCTGGCTAATTCAAGGAGTGGTGCGCATGAGCTTGAAAGCAGGCCATACCCACATTCTCGCCATTCTTGATCCTCGTCTGCTCCGCCTATTTCGAATGAATGGGATCAACTTTCATAAGCTTGGTCCCACGGTCGAATATCACGGTTGTCGCCAACCGGCTTTCATCGAAACGGCTACGATGCTGGCGGAAGTGCGCTCGACACATCCACAGATTTGGGAAGTAATGACCGATGGCGAGCGTCATACTGAACCCGTTGCAACCCATCTCAGCAGAGCAGAAACCATACCGCCTTTCGCCGAAGCATTGTCATGA
- a CDS encoding adenosine kinase has translation MSSATPVAAPSPSLDLLCIGNAIVDVVAPVAEDFLGQHGMTKGVMQLIDATAAETLYGAMPPGIESSGGSAANTAAVAAGLGARVGFLGKVAADQLGAVFRHDIVAAGVHYPTPPLADGAPTARCLILVTPDGQRTMNTFLGASVTFSESDLDHALIKAAKTLYLEGFLFDPAPAQAAFRAAASLARAAGNQVALSLSDPFCVARHRDAFRALLPTIDILFANEAEITSLFETDDFDRAAAAARQAVPLAVLTRSERGSLIVQGAEQAMVPAAPAKVVDTTGAGDAYAAGFLTGLSQGRGLAASGWLGSRAAAAVIGHYGARPRIDLAGLAQASH, from the coding sequence ATGTCTTCCGCGACGCCTGTCGCCGCCCCCTCCCCGTCTCTTGATCTCCTGTGCATCGGTAACGCCATCGTCGATGTCGTGGCCCCCGTCGCGGAAGATTTTCTCGGCCAGCACGGCATGACCAAAGGCGTCATGCAGTTGATCGACGCCACCGCCGCCGAAACTCTCTACGGCGCGATGCCGCCGGGGATCGAAAGCAGCGGTGGCTCGGCCGCCAATACCGCGGCGGTCGCGGCCGGGCTTGGGGCGCGCGTCGGGTTTCTCGGCAAGGTCGCCGCCGATCAGCTCGGCGCGGTGTTCCGCCACGATATCGTCGCCGCCGGCGTGCACTATCCGACGCCGCCGCTCGCCGACGGCGCGCCGACGGCGCGTTGCCTCATCCTCGTGACCCCAGACGGGCAGCGGACGATGAACACCTTTCTCGGCGCCTCGGTGACGTTCAGCGAGTCTGATCTCGACCATGCTCTGATCAAGGCGGCGAAAACTCTCTATCTTGAGGGGTTTTTGTTCGACCCGGCGCCGGCCCAGGCCGCCTTCCGCGCCGCCGCCAGCCTTGCGCGCGCGGCCGGCAATCAGGTCGCGCTCTCGCTCTCCGATCCGTTTTGCGTCGCCCGCCATCGCGACGCCTTCCGGGCGCTGCTGCCGACGATCGATATCCTTTTTGCCAATGAGGCGGAGATCACCAGCCTGTTCGAGACCGATGATTTCGACCGCGCCGCGGCGGCAGCACGGCAGGCGGTGCCGCTCGCGGTCCTGACACGCAGCGAACGCGGCAGCCTGATCGTCCAGGGCGCGGAGCAGGCGATGGTGCCGGCGGCGCCGGCGAAGGTCGTCGATACCACCGGCGCTGGCGACGCCTATGCGGCGGGCTTTCTGACCGGCCTGAGCCAAGGGCGCGGCCTTGCCGCCAGCGGCTGGCTCGGCAGCCGCGCCGCGGCGGCGGTGATCGGCCATTACGGCGCCCGCCCGCGGATCGACCTCGCCGGCCTCGCGCAGGCCAGCCACTAG
- a CDS encoding Tim44/TimA family putative adaptor protein, translating to MGASGFPIDLILFGMIALFLVLRLRSVLGRRTGFERPASPPSLAEGGTVIEGHAEPVTAPPAPTRGFPPPDSPAAQTLAQMRGIDRGFDPMAFLIGAEGAFRLIVTAYAKGDRATLAPLLGPETRQVFEAAISAREAAGETLETEIKALLAATITDAALAGTRASITVRFVSDQVSLTRGPNGEIVHGNEAVTEITDLWVFERDLTSADPTWRLAAAQSH from the coding sequence ATGGGCGCGAGCGGATTTCCGATTGATCTGATCCTATTCGGGATGATCGCGTTGTTTCTGGTGCTCCGGCTGCGCAGCGTGCTTGGCCGGCGCACCGGCTTCGAGCGCCCGGCCTCGCCGCCGAGCCTCGCCGAGGGCGGCACCGTGATCGAGGGCCATGCCGAACCCGTCACCGCGCCGCCGGCGCCGACCCGCGGCTTTCCCCCGCCCGACAGCCCGGCCGCGCAAACGCTCGCGCAGATGCGCGGCATCGATCGCGGCTTCGACCCGATGGCGTTCCTGATCGGCGCCGAGGGCGCCTTTCGCCTCATCGTCACCGCCTATGCGAAAGGCGATCGCGCCACGCTGGCGCCGCTGCTCGGCCCGGAAACTCGGCAGGTTTTCGAGGCCGCGATCAGCGCCCGCGAAGCCGCCGGCGAAACCCTCGAGACCGAGATCAAGGCGCTGCTCGCCGCAACCATCACCGATGCCGCCCTCGCCGGCACGCGCGCCAGCATCACTGTCCGCTTCGTCTCGGATCAGGTGAGCCTGACCCGCGGACCAAACGGCGAAATCGTCCACGGCAACGAGGCGGTGACCGAGATCACCGATCTCTGGGTTTTCGAGCGCGACCTCACCAGCGCCGATCCGACCTGGCGGCTGGCGGCGGCGCAAAGCCACTGA
- the mltA gene encoding murein transglycosylase A yields MREGEILRRRSWLLAAGLTLSLMLAACVAPPAPSSSSPSMTLAPVAFTDLPGWAQDDSAAALSTFMRSCARLAVMPADQRLGGEGLAATRGGRAEAWRGLCEQARHVPAGDQNAARHFFETGFQPYQIGDASQGDALYTGYYEPTLHGARSPGGAFQTPLLGRPLDLVTADLGEFAADLKGHHIVGRVVNGRLAPYPTRAEIDAGALVSQRLALLWVNSPIDAFFLQIQGAGRIALPDGTLVRVAYAGQNGRPYVPIGRLLAARGEISADQISEQTIRAWLTAHPKAAQAVMEENPNYVFFRELRDYPADLGPPGTLGAPLTPGRSLAIDREFIPLGAPVFIATTDPLKQAPLARLMVAQDLGGAITGPLRADIFFGWDKDAADRAGRMNARGAEYLLLPR; encoded by the coding sequence ATGCGTGAAGGCGAGATCTTGCGGCGCCGATCCTGGCTGCTGGCGGCGGGGCTGACCCTGTCGCTCATGCTGGCTGCTTGCGTCGCGCCGCCCGCGCCGTCGTCATCATCGCCGTCTATGACGCTGGCGCCAGTCGCCTTCACCGATCTCCCGGGCTGGGCGCAGGATGACAGCGCCGCCGCCCTGAGCACCTTCATGCGGAGCTGCGCGCGGCTGGCGGTGATGCCGGCGGATCAGCGGCTCGGCGGCGAAGGGCTCGCGGCGACGCGCGGCGGTCGGGCAGAAGCGTGGCGCGGGCTCTGCGAACAAGCCCGCCACGTCCCCGCGGGGGATCAGAACGCGGCCCGGCATTTCTTCGAAACCGGGTTTCAGCCTTACCAAATTGGTGACGCAAGCCAGGGTGATGCCCTCTATACCGGCTATTATGAGCCGACCTTGCACGGCGCGCGCAGCCCGGGCGGCGCGTTCCAGACGCCGTTGCTCGGCCGTCCGCTCGATCTCGTCACCGCCGATCTCGGCGAGTTCGCCGCTGATCTCAAGGGCCACCATATCGTCGGGCGGGTCGTCAATGGTCGCCTCGCCCCCTACCCGACGCGCGCCGAAATCGATGCCGGGGCGCTTGTCAGCCAGCGCCTCGCGCTCCTTTGGGTCAATAGCCCGATCGATGCGTTTTTCCTGCAAATCCAAGGCGCCGGCCGCATCGCTCTGCCGGATGGCACGCTGGTGCGGGTGGCCTATGCCGGACAGAATGGCCGGCCCTACGTGCCGATCGGCCGCCTGCTTGCTGCGCGCGGTGAGATCAGCGCCGATCAGATCTCCGAGCAGACCATCCGCGCCTGGCTGACCGCGCACCCCAAAGCGGCGCAAGCGGTGATGGAGGAGAACCCGAACTACGTCTTTTTTCGTGAATTGCGCGATTATCCCGCCGATCTCGGCCCGCCCGGCACGCTCGGCGCACCGCTGACGCCGGGGCGCTCGCTCGCCATCGACCGCGAATTTATCCCGCTCGGCGCGCCCGTCTTCATCGCGACCACCGACCCGCTGAAACAGGCGCCACTCGCGCGGCTGATGGTCGCACAGGATCTCGGCGGCGCCATCACCGGGCCGCTGCGCGCCGATATCTTTTTCGGCTGGGACAAAGACGCCGCCGATCGCGCCGGGCGGATGAACGCGCGCGGGGCGGAATATCTGCTGCTGCCGCGCTGA
- a CDS encoding ABC transporter substrate-binding protein, with protein sequence MSAFGRRTLLAGAAMMAAPRVARAAEERPIRIGVLNDPNGVYADNGGLGSVIAAQLAAEDFGGAVLGRKIEVISGDHQNKPDLAAGIAREWIDRQGVDVIADGASSAAGLAIQQVTREKQRIFIITGPATSDLTGKACSPFGFHFSYDTYAQAKGTATALTQNGGESWFFITADYAFGAAMERDARRFVEQSGGKVLGSIRHPLGATDFSSYLLAAQSSGAKVIGLCNAGTDTQNTVKQASEFGIVRGGQRLAALVMFITDVIAIGLPTAQGLVLTTAFYWDRTPATRAWSQRFMAHKPKPPSMLQAGVYSGVRHYLQAVKDGGTSDPVAVAARMHQTPVNDMNNTNVTIRADGRLMCAMYLMQVKSPAESKAPFDVYREIAAMADGAAFRPASEGGCPLVASRGTP encoded by the coding sequence ATGAGCGCTTTCGGACGGCGCACATTGCTTGCTGGCGCCGCGATGATGGCCGCGCCGCGTGTCGCGCGCGCGGCCGAAGAACGCCCGATCAGGATCGGCGTTTTGAACGATCCCAATGGTGTTTATGCCGATAATGGCGGTCTTGGTTCGGTGATCGCAGCACAATTGGCGGCGGAGGATTTCGGCGGCGCCGTGCTCGGGCGGAAAATCGAGGTGATTTCTGGCGATCATCAGAACAAGCCCGATCTCGCCGCCGGCATCGCCCGCGAATGGATCGATCGCCAGGGCGTTGATGTCATCGCCGATGGCGCGTCATCGGCCGCCGGGCTCGCGATCCAGCAGGTCACCCGCGAAAAGCAACGCATCTTCATCATCACCGGCCCCGCGACATCCGATCTCACGGGGAAAGCCTGCTCGCCGTTCGGCTTTCATTTCAGCTATGACACCTACGCCCAGGCCAAGGGCACCGCGACGGCGTTGACGCAGAATGGCGGCGAGAGCTGGTTCTTCATCACCGCCGATTACGCGTTCGGCGCCGCGATGGAACGCGATGCGCGGCGCTTCGTCGAGCAAAGCGGCGGCAAGGTGCTCGGCAGTATTCGCCACCCGCTCGGCGCCACCGATTTTTCCTCCTATCTGCTCGCCGCCCAAAGCTCGGGCGCCAAAGTCATCGGCCTTTGCAATGCCGGCACCGATACGCAAAACACCGTGAAGCAGGCATCGGAATTCGGCATCGTCCGCGGCGGCCAGCGCCTCGCGGCGCTGGTGATGTTCATCACCGACGTGATTGCGATCGGTCTGCCGACGGCGCAAGGCCTGGTGTTGACGACGGCGTTCTATTGGGACCGCACGCCCGCGACACGGGCCTGGTCACAGCGCTTCATGGCCCATAAGCCGAAACCGCCGAGCATGCTGCAAGCCGGCGTCTATAGCGGCGTTCGCCATTATCTGCAGGCGGTCAAGGATGGCGGCACCAGCGATCCGGTTGCCGTCGCCGCGCGCATGCACCAGACCCCGGTCAATGACATGAACAATACCAACGTCACCATTCGCGCCGATGGCCGGCTGATGTGCGCGATGTATTTGATGCAGGTGAAATCGCCCGCCGAGTCGAAGGCGCCGTTCGATGTCTATCGTGAGATCGCGGCGATGGCGGATGGCGCCGCGTTTCGCCCCGCGAGCGAGGGCGGTTGCCCCCTGGTTGCATCGCGGGGCACGCCATGA
- a CDS encoding bactofilin family protein — MSRTPLTPPPTTMPPAGGQGALAGGLAAGAMTRPAGRLGRDDSGERRTLVVGRGISVQGTVQDAERLVVEGTVEASMIHATELAIAPGGVFKGEVEVEEAEIAGTIDGTLTARGSLIIRASGRVLGTARCRRLQVEDGGQITGRIEMLGDTVRPEIPRGEIPRGELARGEGPRPSAPESAA, encoded by the coding sequence ATGAGCCGTACCCCCCTCACGCCACCGCCAACGACCATGCCTCCGGCGGGAGGCCAGGGTGCGCTTGCTGGCGGGCTTGCCGCTGGCGCGATGACGCGGCCGGCCGGTCGGCTCGGCCGCGACGATAGCGGTGAACGCCGCACGCTCGTCGTCGGCCGTGGGATCAGCGTCCAGGGCACGGTGCAGGACGCCGAGCGCCTGGTGGTCGAGGGCACGGTGGAAGCGAGCATGATCCACGCGACCGAGCTCGCGATCGCGCCCGGCGGCGTGTTCAAGGGCGAGGTTGAGGTCGAGGAAGCGGAAATCGCGGGCACCATCGACGGCACTCTGACCGCGCGCGGCAGCCTGATCATTCGCGCCTCCGGGCGGGTGCTCGGTACCGCTCGCTGCCGGCGCTTGCAGGTCGAAGATGGCGGACAGATCACCGGCCGGATCGAGATGCTCGGCGATACCGTCCGTCCGGAGATTCCGAGAGGCGAGATCCCGCGAGGTGAACTCGCCCGCGGCGAAGGACCACGCCCGAGCGCACCCGAATCGGCGGCCTGA
- the pepA gene encoding flocculation-associated PEP-CTERM protein PepA, translating to MGYTRPIFGGLIAAALACGTALAAPITVTWDPAASGLNATVSSITQNNQVVSDFSTTVINATTGAFTDTGYLPITQFQLNGAGVSNGGLTSSYSLYYEFTATGTFSYNGSPGFNPGGTDNATFTGLTYSLIGANGGASFTFANPTANPTISGTTGAVTLAGGSLSPSGGSSGSVTGGLPSAQVFATFVPNSSESGFFIAPPITGYVGLNLDSAFTNTTSVVSLSSSGGDYYLQVNGGGGDANFAVPEPSSLALLGFGLLGLGLMFRPKTA from the coding sequence ATGGGTTATACAAGGCCGATTTTTGGAGGGCTAATTGCGGCGGCTCTCGCATGCGGGACGGCGCTTGCCGCGCCAATCACGGTAACGTGGGATCCTGCAGCTTCTGGTCTCAACGCGACTGTTTCGTCGATCACACAAAACAACCAAGTGGTCAGTGATTTTTCGACCACCGTCATCAATGCGACTACGGGGGCGTTCACTGACACTGGTTACCTTCCGATCACGCAATTTCAGCTCAACGGCGCAGGTGTTTCAAACGGCGGGCTGACGAGTTCGTACTCCCTCTATTATGAATTTACCGCCACCGGAACGTTTTCATATAACGGATCGCCTGGGTTTAACCCCGGTGGAACAGACAATGCTACGTTCACTGGTCTCACTTACTCGCTCATCGGGGCCAATGGTGGTGCATCCTTTACTTTTGCCAACCCCACGGCGAATCCGACGATATCCGGGACGACGGGGGCGGTGACTCTGGCGGGTGGTAGCTTGAGCCCTTCCGGAGGGTCATCGGGAAGTGTTACAGGTGGATTACCGTCAGCGCAGGTTTTTGCCACATTTGTTCCAAACAGCTCAGAGAGTGGCTTCTTCATCGCGCCGCCAATCACCGGTTATGTGGGGCTTAATCTCGATTCGGCATTTACGAATACGACTTCTGTCGTCTCCCTGTCATCTTCTGGAGGCGATTACTACCTTCAGGTTAACGGCGGCGGCGGTGATGCCAATTTCGCAGTCCCAGAGCCGAGTTCCCTGGCCCTCCTTGGCTTCGGCCTTTTGGGTCTTGGTTTGATGTTCCGGCCAAAAACGGCCTGA
- a CDS encoding ThiF family adenylyltransferase — protein sequence MKFSYSAAFDRNIGWLTEWEQLALRGKRIAIAGMGGVGGVHLLTLARFGIGAFNIADFDRFDIVNFNRQIGANVETVGRPKIDVLSEMALSINPEIKLNRFEFGVTSENIDKFLDGVDVFVDGFDFFEIEIRNLVYARCYELGIPALCAAPIGMGAGCLAFLPGKMSFEQYFGFKNKSNNDRFLRFLVGLAPRGLHRAYLVEPKAIDLPAHKGPSTGAACQICAGITAVNAIKLLLRRGEVQAAPYHHHYDAYRNKLVVSHLPRGLDGPWQRVKIALAQRIYNAARKHATSTQPETPHTVLEEIINYARWTPSPGNTQPWRFNLTGATNFVVDLCFNATARRETLFAAGMLLESLRIAASAFGLRMEWRKADAELGNQLLVQFHRDASVSLDPLFSHLPTRSVDRHPYDVRPLSVEEKSALTSALGLEFTLTWHEALPARRKISALATRASRQMLGRQERLRANLAKLDWDNPRSSTAIPSATLGLGWLAQKFSRIARAHPSLGAIPGVARFIAWRLETLPILASAACFAIHPIKPGDQSDEVIIKGGMAVQRFWLTAAQLGLAMQPLQRPLRLAWEEKNPTDPVRADFMAAFRLGLGDPQGVAFIGRIGAPRTSLSARATRHSIETLIVTQGAAAFGGKQVKKMTVPDITNDRAAFTTFIEKAN from the coding sequence ATGAAATTTTCCTACAGCGCAGCTTTCGACCGCAATATTGGCTGGCTTACTGAATGGGAGCAATTGGCTTTGCGTGGCAAGCGTATCGCCATTGCAGGGATGGGGGGCGTTGGCGGCGTGCATTTGCTCACATTGGCACGTTTTGGCATTGGCGCTTTTAATATCGCGGATTTTGATCGTTTCGATATTGTTAATTTTAATCGGCAAATTGGCGCCAATGTCGAGACCGTAGGTCGGCCAAAAATTGACGTGCTCTCTGAAATGGCGCTCTCAATAAATCCAGAAATTAAATTAAATCGATTTGAATTTGGAGTGACATCAGAAAATATTGATAAATTTCTTGATGGAGTGGATGTTTTTGTAGATGGATTCGATTTCTTTGAAATAGAAATAAGAAATTTGGTCTATGCGCGCTGCTATGAGCTTGGGATTCCAGCGTTGTGTGCGGCGCCAATCGGGATGGGTGCAGGCTGCCTAGCTTTTCTACCAGGAAAAATGAGCTTTGAGCAATATTTCGGTTTTAAGAATAAATCGAATAATGACCGATTTCTAAGATTTCTAGTCGGCCTCGCCCCACGTGGTCTGCATCGGGCCTACCTTGTCGAGCCGAAAGCGATTGATCTGCCGGCTCACAAAGGCCCCTCTACAGGAGCTGCATGCCAAATTTGCGCCGGCATTACCGCAGTGAATGCTATCAAATTATTGCTTCGTCGTGGCGAAGTCCAGGCAGCGCCATACCACCATCATTACGACGCCTATCGCAACAAATTGGTAGTCTCTCATCTCCCACGTGGGCTCGACGGTCCCTGGCAGCGAGTAAAAATTGCTCTAGCTCAGCGCATATACAATGCCGCACGCAAGCACGCCACTTCCACACAGCCAGAGACGCCGCATACGGTGCTAGAGGAAATTATCAATTACGCCCGTTGGACACCAAGTCCGGGCAATACCCAACCATGGCGGTTTAATTTAACCGGCGCTACAAATTTCGTTGTCGATCTCTGCTTCAACGCCACAGCCCGTCGTGAAACGCTGTTTGCGGCTGGAATGCTGCTTGAGAGCTTACGCATTGCGGCGTCTGCTTTCGGCCTCCGCATGGAATGGCGGAAAGCCGACGCGGAACTAGGAAATCAGTTGTTGGTGCAGTTTCACCGCGATGCCAGCGTTTCGCTTGACCCACTCTTTTCCCATCTGCCGACCCGAAGCGTTGATCGTCACCCCTATGATGTCCGTCCACTTTCCGTCGAAGAAAAATCCGCGCTTACCTCTGCGTTGGGATTGGAATTTACGCTCACCTGGCATGAAGCTCTGCCGGCGCGCAGGAAAATCTCCGCGCTTGCAACTCGCGCAAGCCGGCAGATGCTTGGCCGCCAAGAGCGTCTTCGTGCAAACCTTGCCAAGCTTGATTGGGACAACCCCCGCAGTTCAACCGCCATCCCATCCGCTACACTCGGTCTTGGTTGGCTTGCGCAAAAATTTAGCCGAATTGCGCGCGCGCACCCATCTCTTGGCGCTATACCTGGCGTTGCCAGATTCATCGCTTGGCGGCTCGAAACTCTACCCATCCTAGCAAGCGCCGCATGCTTTGCGATCCATCCGATAAAGCCTGGAGATCAAAGCGATGAGGTTATAATCAAGGGAGGCATGGCAGTGCAACGTTTCTGGCTGACCGCGGCGCAGCTCGGCCTCGCCATGCAGCCTCTGCAGCGTCCGTTGCGCCTTGCATGGGAGGAAAAAAATCCAACTGACCCTGTGCGGGCAGACTTCATGGCTGCTTTCCGTCTCGGGCTTGGCGATCCGCAAGGGGTGGCGTTCATAGGGCGCATAGGCGCGCCCCGTACTTCGCTATCAGCACGAGCGACCCGACATAGCATAGAGACCCTAATCGTAACGCAGGGCGCCGCCGCTTTTGGAGGCAAGCAAGTTAAGAAGATGACCGTTCCCGATATCACTAATGACCGGGCAGCTTTCACGACATTCATTGAAAAGGCAAACTAA
- a CDS encoding TauD/TfdA dioxygenase family protein codes for MALTITPLHPLFAAEVSGVDASAPLAAPLVAELTEAIGRYAVLVLRRQTLTDEQQIAFASLFGPPEINIGVHRAANQRRLARPEMADVSNINPQNEVHRRDDARRMFNLGNMLWHTDSSFRDPPGGLSLLYAHAVPSRGGETEFADLRAAYDALDDETKAVIADLRAEHSIMHSRASLGFSEFSESEKAALPPVMQRVVRVHQGSGRKTLYLASHASHIIGWPVPEGRLLLRDLIEFATRREFVFVHRWQAGDLVIWDNRCTLHRGRPFPAEERRDLRRVTTSDHAAMAEKAA; via the coding sequence ATGGCTCTCACGATCACGCCGCTGCACCCGCTTTTCGCCGCCGAGGTGAGCGGCGTCGATGCCTCGGCGCCGCTCGCAGCACCGCTGGTTGCCGAACTGACCGAGGCGATCGGCCGCTACGCCGTTTTGGTGTTACGCCGGCAGACGCTGACGGATGAGCAACAAATCGCCTTCGCGAGCCTGTTCGGGCCACCCGAGATCAATATCGGCGTCCATCGCGCCGCCAACCAGCGCCGCCTCGCGCGGCCGGAAATGGCGGATGTCTCGAACATCAACCCCCAGAACGAGGTCCACCGCCGCGATGATGCGCGGCGGATGTTCAATCTCGGCAATATGCTCTGGCACACCGACAGCTCCTTCCGCGACCCGCCGGGCGGGTTGTCATTGCTTTATGCCCATGCGGTGCCCTCGCGCGGTGGTGAGACCGAATTCGCCGACCTTCGCGCCGCGTATGACGCGCTCGATGACGAGACCAAGGCGGTGATCGCGGATCTCCGCGCCGAGCATTCGATCATGCACTCGCGCGCAAGCCTTGGCTTCAGCGAATTTTCCGAGAGCGAAAAGGCCGCGTTACCGCCGGTCATGCAGCGGGTGGTGCGGGTTCATCAGGGGTCTGGGCGAAAGACGCTTTATCTCGCCTCCCACGCCTCGCACATCATCGGCTGGCCGGTGCCAGAGGGTCGGCTGCTGCTCCGCGATCTCATCGAGTTCGCGACCCGCCGCGAGTTCGTCTTCGTCCATCGCTGGCAAGCGGGCGATCTGGTGATCTGGGACAATCGCTGCACGCTGCATCGCGGCCGGCCGTTTCCCGCCGAGGAACGCCGCGATCTCCGCCGCGTCACCACGTCCGATCACGCCGCGATGGCGGAGAAGGCCGCCTGA
- a CDS encoding NAD(P)-dependent oxidoreductase: protein MSAAGMIGCIGLGVMGEPICRNLVQKSGRRVIGFDTREAPLARLAAQGVCAAAGVAEVMREADFVFLSLPSGREVAALCAGAEGLPAQARRGQIIVDLGTSPPALARDLTERFAARGAGFADAPVARTRAAAERGELSVMVGAAPEIFAALRPLLENFATDITHCGPPGAGQVVKILNNMVLAETVVALSEALAIARGEGVDGALLFEALARGSADSFALRNHGMKALLPGEFPERAFSAVYARKDLGYALDLARAQGLPVAGAENAAQLLERAIAAGDGERYWPVLSRAFTRSR, encoded by the coding sequence ATGAGCGCCGCCGGGATGATCGGCTGCATTGGGCTTGGCGTCATGGGCGAGCCGATTTGCCGCAATCTCGTGCAGAAATCCGGGCGGAGGGTAATCGGCTTCGATACCCGGGAGGCGCCGCTCGCGCGTCTTGCCGCCCAGGGTGTGTGCGCCGCCGCCGGGGTTGCCGAGGTGATGCGCGAGGCCGATTTCGTGTTTCTCTCGCTTCCCAGCGGGCGCGAGGTCGCGGCGCTGTGCGCGGGCGCCGAGGGATTGCCGGCGCAGGCCCGGCGCGGGCAGATCATCGTCGATCTCGGCACCTCGCCGCCGGCGCTGGCGCGCGATCTCACCGAGCGGTTCGCAGCGCGCGGCGCCGGGTTCGCCGATGCCCCGGTCGCGCGCACCCGGGCCGCCGCCGAGCGGGGTGAGCTCAGCGTCATGGTCGGCGCGGCGCCGGAGATTTTCGCGGCCTTGCGACCGCTCCTCGAAAATTTCGCGACCGACATCACCCATTGCGGCCCGCCCGGCGCCGGCCAGGTGGTGAAGATCCTCAACAACATGGTGCTCGCCGAAACCGTCGTCGCGCTTTCGGAGGCGCTCGCCATCGCGCGCGGCGAGGGTGTCGATGGCGCGTTGCTGTTTGAGGCTCTGGCGCGGGGTTCGGCGGATAGTTTCGCGCTCCGCAATCACGGGATGAAGGCGCTGCTGCCGGGCGAGTTTCCTGAACGCGCGTTTTCGGCGGTCTATGCGCGCAAGGATCTCGGCTACGCGCTCGATCTCGCGCGAGCGCAGGGTCTCCCCGTCGCCGGCGCGGAAAACGCGGCGCAGCTTCTCGAGCGCGCCATCGCGGCGGGGGACGGCGAACGCTACTGGCCGGTTTTGAGCCGCGCTTTCACGCGCAGCCGATGA